GCGGTCGTCGCAAAGCAACCTGCCCGCGGTGCTGTGGGTCCACGGCATGTCGGACTACTTCTTCCAATCGCACGTGGCCGACGAGTTTCACGAGCACGGCTACCCGTTTTACGCGCTCGATCTGCGCCGCTGCGGCCGCGCGCACAAGAAGGGACAGCGCTGGCATTTCACGCTGGATATGCGCCGCTACTTCGAAGAACTCACGCTCGCGCTGCGGATCCTGGCGCGCGAACACGGTTCCGTTGTCGTACTCGCGCATTCCACGGGCGGGCTGATTGTCCCGCTGTGGGCAGACGACCTGCGACGCAATTCGCCGGACGACCACGCGTTAATCAAAGGCATCGAACTCAACAGCCCGTGGCTGGACCTGCAGTTCCCGTCGTGGATGGTCAAGCCGCTTAAGCCGGTGCTCAAATCGGTCGGTGCGATCTTCCCGTCACTTCCGCTCCCCGGCGGCAGCCTGGGCACGTACGGCACGTCGATCCACGACGCCGAGCACGGCGAGTGGAGCTTTAACACGAAATGGAAACCGCTCGACGGCCACCGCAAGTACGTCGGCTGGATCCGCGCTGTGATCAAGGCGCAGGAACCGATCCATGCGGGCAAGATCGACACCGGCGTGCCAACGCTGACGCTGCGCTCGTCGCACTCGTACCTCAACCAGAAGTACTCCCCCGCCGCCGACACCGCGGATACTGTCTTAGACGTCGAGCAAATCCAACGCTGGGCGCCGACGCTTGCCGACGACGCCCGCGTCGAAGTCATCGACGGCGCCCGCCACGACGTGTTCCTCTCCGAGCGCCACGCCCGGGAGGCCGCGTTTAAGGCCACGTTCGCGTGGCTAGACGGTCTCAACCGCGCGCAGTAACGTCGAGACGCAACCCATACGTTTATATAGAGGAGACGACTATGCCTGATTCGGCCACCAATGCCACCCACTTTGACCTGATTATCGTGGGCGCCGGTTCCGGCAACTCGATCCTCACCCCGGATTTCGACGACAAGAACGTCGCGTTGGTTGAGAAGGGCGCGTTCGGCGGCACGTGCCTCAACGTCGGCTGCATCCCGACCAAGATGTACGTCCTCGCCGCCGAGCACGCGTTCGCAGCCCGGGAGGCCGGCAAACTCGGCGTGGACTTGGAGTACAACGGCGCGGACTGGGCCGCGATCCGTGAGCGCGTCTTTGACAACCGCATCGACTTGATCGCTAAAGGCGGCGAGGACTACCGACGCAACGGATGCCCGAACGTCACCGTCTACGACATGGAGGCGTCCTTTGTCGGACCAAAGACCCTGAAAACCGGGCGCGCCGGCGAGGAGGAGACGATCACTGCGGACACGATCATCCTCGCCGCGGGCGCACGCCCGTTCATCCCTGAGTGGGCTGAAGGTATCGAGTACCACACCAACGAGGACATCATGCGTCTCGACGAGCAGCCCAAATCGCTGACCATCGTCGGCGGCGGCTTCATTGCAATGGAGTTCGCGCACGTCTTTGACGCTCTCGGCACCGAGGTCACCGTGATCAACCGCTCCCCGCTCCTGCGCGCCCTCGATGAGGATCTGCGCGAGCCCTTCAACGACATCGCCGCCAAGCGCTACACCACCCACATCGGACGCACCGTGAAAGCAGCGACCCAGGGCGACGACGGTGTCACGCTAACGCTTGACGACGACACCGCTGTCACCTCCGAGGCCCTCCTCATTGCAACGGGCCGCGTTCCGAACAGCGACACACTAAACGTCGCGGCCGGCGGCCTGGAGATCCAACCGGATGGGCACGTGAAGGTCGACGAGTACGGACGCACCACCGCCGACGGCGTGTGGTCGCTTGGAGACCTGTCCTCGCCGTACATGCTCAAGCACGTCGCCAACGCGGAGACCCGCGCCGTGACCCACAACGTGCTGGCCACATGGGGCGAAACGGACGATCTGGTGCCGATGCCGCACGACCACGTGCCATCGGCTGTGTTTACCCACCCGCAGATCGCCACGGTGGGCATGACCGAGCAGCAGGCGAGCGACGCCGGCCACGACGTGACCGTGAAAGTGCAAAACTACGGCGACGTGGCATACGGCTGGGGCCTGGAGGACAGCACCGGCATTGTGAAGCTGGTCGCCGACCGCTCCACCGGCAAGTTGCTTGGCGCGCACTACATGGGCCCGCAGGCCTCCACTCTCATCCACCAGATGATCACCGTGATGGCGTACGACTTAGATCTGCGGGACTTCCCACGTAGCCAATATTGGATCCACCCGGCTCTTTCCGAAGTTACCGAAAACGCGATCCTCGGCCTCGACCTGACCTTCAAAGAAGTCTAAACCTTTGCTTCACCCCCTCTTTTGGGGGCCAAGTCACATTTGCACAACATTCGACTCAAAAGTTGCCAAAAGCCCACGTCGATTAGTTCGGAAACCTTGCAGACTTCACAGCCGACATTGAGGTTGCCCAACTTTGGGATGGTTTTTGCATGAAATTGCAGAGGGGACTTGCACGGGGCCACAAGGCTTCGGCTATTGTCGATGCAGACACCGGGACCGAGCCCCCAAGGCTTGCTATCGGTCCTAGGAGCTCAATGCCCCTGGACTTCTTTGAATTCCACCCGGACGTCGTGCAAGAACTATCAGAGAAGGATTTCGTTTCATGCGTAATTTCCGTAAGGCAGCCCTCGCCGGCGCAACCGCCGTCGCTGTGGCATTCGGCTCCACCGCAGTCGCAACCGCAGAGACCACTGAGGACACCACCGCGGCAGAGAACACCTACGTCGCACCGTCCCGTCCGGTCGAAGACAAGGACGGCAAGGACGGCGTCGAGCCGGCTTCCTCCGAGAAGATCACCCACTCCGAGTGGCTCCAGTTCCGCGACGAGGACGGCAACCTGCGCGGCACCGACGGTCGGGCAATCTTCGGCGAGAAGGACAACTTCGACGCACAGCCGCAATACGCCAAGCTCGCCTACGGCGCAACCATCTTCACCGTTGTCTCCGCGCTCGTCGGTCTTATCGTTGGCCCGCTGTACAACTTCATCGTCCACGGCGACGTCCAGTTCTAAGTTCGCGGATTTCCGCTAACCAACTCCAACTCACTTTCGAAAGAAGGAAAACGATGCGTAACTTCCGCACCGCTGCAGTTGCTACCGCAACCGCTCTGACCGTCGTTGCTGGCGGCACCGCAATCGCCTCCGCTGAGGAAGGCACCACCGAGACCACCTCCAACGACAAGGCCGTCGTCTTCGTCGGCAAGCAGAAGGAGACCGATAAGGACTTCGGCGAGGTTGTCAGCGACGGCACCAAGGGCCTGTTCGATGGCAAGGGTTCTTCCCAGTACTTCAATGATGAGCAGGATCCGTTCTACCCGACCGACGCCTTCGGCAACACCACCAACGCTGAGGATGTCCCGCAGTGGGCTCGCTACTGGATTGATGGCTCCATCGTCGCTGCCATCGGCGCCCTGGTTGGCCTCGTCATCGCTGGCTTCAACTTCGCCTTCTACAACGGCTGGCTGGAGCACCCGCTCTCCCGCTAAGCCATAGCGCTTGAGCAGAAGCTGAAACCCCGTCGCTTAGGCGACGGGGTTTCTTGCTGTTTAAGACCGGCCTAGAAGCGCGAAGGGGCGGGGCTGCACCACACGGTGCAGCCCCGCCCCTTCGTTCTTTAAGGGCTACTCCCCCAGCATGTGCTGCCCGGCCGCGACATCTGCGTCCGGGATGGTGAGGATCTCGTTGCCATCGTCGGTGATCACGAGAGTGTGCTCGAACTGTGCGGTGTACTCGCCGTCGTTGTTCTGCACGGTCCAGCCGTCGTTCCACACGTGGTATGGCAGCGCGCCCAGGTTGATCATCGGCTCGACGGTAAGCGTCATGCCCGGCTCGAGGATGTCGGTGTACGCGTCCGAGTCGTAGTGCAGCACCACAAGACCGTTGTGGAAGGTGGTGCCCACACCGTGGCCGGTGAAGTCGGTGACCACGTTGTAGCCGAAGCGCTTGGCGTAAGACTCAATCACGCGGCCAATGACGTTGATCTGGCGTCCCGGCTTTGCGGCTTTGATGCCACGCATCATGGCTTGGTAGGTGCGGTTCACAAGATCCTTGTGTTCCTGGGCGACGTCCCCCGCGAAGAACGTCGCGTTGGTGTCTCCGTGCACACCGTTCTTGTAGGCGGTGACATCGATATTGACGATGTCACCTTCCTTGATCACGGTGGTGTCCGGGATGCCGTGGCAGACGATCTCGTTCAGCGAGATGCACGACGACTTCGGGTAGCCACGGTAGCCGAGCGTCGACGGGTAGGCGCCGTGCTCGACGAGGTAATCGTGGACGATGCCGTCAATCTCGTCGGTGGTTTTGCCCGGCGCAACTGCAGCACCTGCGAGTGCGAGCGCGTTTGCCGCGATCTTGCTGGCCTCGCGCATCGCCTCGATGGTCTCTGCACTCTGGACGACGGGCTCGCCGACGTTTTCCTGTACCTCGTCCTTCCACGCGTATTCCGGTCGCTCGATGCTGGCCGGAACCTTGCGCTCAGGGGTGGGTTTTCCTGGTGTCAACATTCCTCGTGGGTTCATACGGGCAATGCTAGTACCGCCCGCAAATCCGGCCTTCGCCCCTACCCGAGTGGAAGATTGGCCAGCATCGTGTTCGATAGCGCAACCGCAGCCTCAGAACCGCCACCGAGGACGACGAGGGTGGCGAAAGCGATGTCGTCGTCAACGCGGTAGCCGGTGAACCAGGAGTGTGAGCCGCCGTTGATCTCAGCCTCACCGGTCTTGCCGCGAATGTCGCCTTCAGCCGTAAACGCGCTCGCAGTACCACCGGGCGCGGTCACCGCAGCCATGATCTGTCGCAGTTGGTCGATCGCCTCTGGCGGCAGCGGTGCGATTTCCTCGCTCAGTTTCGTCTCTTCACCCTTCACCAGGTACGGCACCGGCATCGTGCCGTGTGCCGCGGTGGCGGAGACAAGCGCCATGCCGAACGGGCTCGCCAGGTCGAGGCCTTGACCGTAGCCGGCCTCAGTGCGGTCAA
Above is a genomic segment from Corynebacterium lujinxingii containing:
- the map gene encoding type I methionyl aminopeptidase; protein product: MNPRGMLTPGKPTPERKVPASIERPEYAWKDEVQENVGEPVVQSAETIEAMREASKIAANALALAGAAVAPGKTTDEIDGIVHDYLVEHGAYPSTLGYRGYPKSSCISLNEIVCHGIPDTTVIKEGDIVNIDVTAYKNGVHGDTNATFFAGDVAQEHKDLVNRTYQAMMRGIKAAKPGRQINVIGRVIESYAKRFGYNVVTDFTGHGVGTTFHNGLVVLHYDSDAYTDILEPGMTLTVEPMINLGALPYHVWNDGWTVQNNDGEYTAQFEHTLVITDDGNEILTIPDADVAAGQHMLGE
- the mtr gene encoding mycothione reductase — its product is MPDSATNATHFDLIIVGAGSGNSILTPDFDDKNVALVEKGAFGGTCLNVGCIPTKMYVLAAEHAFAAREAGKLGVDLEYNGADWAAIRERVFDNRIDLIAKGGEDYRRNGCPNVTVYDMEASFVGPKTLKTGRAGEEETITADTIILAAGARPFIPEWAEGIEYHTNEDIMRLDEQPKSLTIVGGGFIAMEFAHVFDALGTEVTVINRSPLLRALDEDLREPFNDIAAKRYTTHIGRTVKAATQGDDGVTLTLDDDTAVTSEALLIATGRVPNSDTLNVAAGGLEIQPDGHVKVDEYGRTTADGVWSLGDLSSPYMLKHVANAETRAVTHNVLATWGETDDLVPMPHDHVPSAVFTHPQIATVGMTEQQASDAGHDVTVKVQNYGDVAYGWGLEDSTGIVKLVADRSTGKLLGAHYMGPQASTLIHQMITVMAYDLDLRDFPRSQYWIHPALSEVTENAILGLDLTFKEV
- a CDS encoding alpha/beta hydrolase, whose protein sequence is MTQRNEITVHSLDWKPDVLGDNFEQARLQLAKDPDSGKHPEAVLVRDVRSSQSNLPAVLWVHGMSDYFFQSHVADEFHEHGYPFYALDLRRCGRAHKKGQRWHFTLDMRRYFEELTLALRILAREHGSVVVLAHSTGGLIVPLWADDLRRNSPDDHALIKGIELNSPWLDLQFPSWMVKPLKPVLKSVGAIFPSLPLPGGSLGTYGTSIHDAEHGEWSFNTKWKPLDGHRKYVGWIRAVIKAQEPIHAGKIDTGVPTLTLRSSHSYLNQKYSPAADTADTVLDVEQIQRWAPTLADDARVEVIDGARHDVFLSERHAREAAFKATFAWLDGLNRAQ